One window of Streptococcus troglodytae genomic DNA carries:
- a CDS encoding PTS sugar transporter subunit IIA — protein MKYLLLVSHGGFAQGLKTSLAMFAEDKVNQVIAVGLENGKSVDDFAETFRQALSNLKDEDSVVVLADIVGGSPLTTACNVLADLGKLDDAIVLGGMNLPMAVNAVVMKDMLEGQDFVTTVLGEAKSALQEFKITSDEEDDDDDI, from the coding sequence ATGAAATACCTATTGCTTGTAAGCCATGGCGGTTTTGCGCAGGGCTTGAAGACTTCTTTAGCTATGTTTGCTGAGGATAAAGTAAATCAAGTTATAGCTGTCGGATTGGAAAATGGTAAATCAGTAGATGATTTTGCGGAAACTTTTAGACAAGCTCTTTCTAATCTAAAGGATGAGGATTCAGTTGTTGTTTTAGCTGATATTGTCGGGGGAAGCCCTTTGACAACAGCCTGCAATGTTTTAGCGGATTTGGGTAAGTTAGATGACGCTATTGTCTTAGGGGGGATGAACTTACCAATGGCAGTCAATGCCGTTGTTATGAAAGATATGCTTGAAGGTCAGGATTTTGTAACCACTGTTTTGGGTGAAGCTAAAAGCGCCTTACAAGAATTTAAGATAACTTCTGATGAAGAAGATGATGACGATGACATTTAA
- a CDS encoding PTS system mannose/fructose/N-acetylgalactosamine-transporter subunit IIB, giving the protein MTVSFVRIDDRMIHGQTVTRWAKEYPCDGLIAVNDAAAKNKVLIQAYKGASDKKTFVWSKEAFAAKSQKVSDSDSRYFLITKNPVDMKEILVDQGFVPGEVKEIIVGPANDRPGAVKLGNNQSITQEEADAIEAIEKAGYKVKFQLLPDVSIGYWSDFKSKFGY; this is encoded by the coding sequence ATGACTGTATCATTTGTAAGAATTGATGACCGTATGATTCATGGACAAACTGTAACACGTTGGGCAAAAGAATACCCATGCGATGGTTTAATTGCTGTTAATGATGCTGCAGCAAAAAATAAAGTTTTAATTCAGGCATACAAAGGTGCTTCAGATAAGAAGACTTTTGTTTGGTCTAAAGAAGCCTTTGCTGCTAAATCACAAAAGGTATCGGATTCAGATAGTCGTTACTTTTTAATTACTAAAAATCCGGTTGATATGAAAGAAATTTTGGTTGACCAAGGTTTTGTTCCGGGTGAAGTTAAGGAAATTATTGTTGGTCCTGCCAACGACCGCCCCGGAGCTGTTAAGCTTGGTAATAATCAATCTATAACTCAAGAAGAAGCGGATGCTATTGAAGCAATTGAAAAGGCTGGCTATAAAGTTAAATTTCAACTTCTTCCTGATGTTTCAATTGGTTATTGGTCAGACTTTAAATCAAAATTTGGTTATTGA
- a CDS encoding PTS mannose/fructose/sorbose/N-acetylgalactosamine transporter subunit IIC, whose amino-acid sequence MTISWFQAALLGLFACLSSMPGLGGTTIGNYTLGRPLVGGLVCGLILGDIKTGIVCGVAMQLVYIALVTPGGTVSADVRAVSYIGIPLAMVAIHSQGLSATSSDAANLAKSMGTLVGTIGTVLFYGTATMNLVWQHIGWQAVEKREFKRLYVVDWGLPWISHIVFSFIPTLIMCKLGADAVTALKNALPMDGIPMKTLFTVGSLLPCVGIAILLKQIVEKAVDFIPFFVGFTLAASLGLNLVSCAVISLIFAVLFYELETIKNMRTTASAEASDFDDDDEEDI is encoded by the coding sequence ATGACAATTTCTTGGTTTCAAGCAGCCTTGCTAGGATTGTTTGCCTGTTTGTCTTCAATGCCTGGTCTTGGCGGTACAACAATTGGTAACTATACTTTGGGACGCCCTTTAGTCGGTGGCTTGGTTTGTGGGCTTATCCTCGGAGACATTAAGACAGGTATTGTTTGCGGTGTTGCTATGCAGCTTGTTTATATTGCTCTTGTAACACCCGGTGGTACTGTTTCTGCTGATGTGCGTGCAGTATCTTATATCGGTATTCCATTAGCAATGGTTGCGATTCATTCTCAAGGTTTATCAGCAACTTCATCAGATGCAGCTAACCTTGCTAAATCAATGGGAACCCTTGTAGGTACTATTGGTACAGTGCTTTTCTATGGTACTGCAACAATGAACCTTGTTTGGCAACATATTGGATGGCAAGCCGTTGAAAAAAGAGAATTCAAGAGACTCTATGTTGTAGACTGGGGACTTCCATGGATCTCACATATCGTCTTTTCATTCATTCCTACATTGATTATGTGTAAATTAGGTGCAGATGCCGTTACTGCTCTTAAGAATGCCCTTCCAATGGATGGTATTCCAATGAAGACCCTCTTTACAGTAGGTTCACTTCTTCCATGTGTAGGGATTGCTATTTTATTAAAACAAATTGTTGAAAAAGCAGTTGACTTTATTCCATTCTTTGTTGGTTTCACTTTGGCAGCTTCACTTGGTTTAAACTTAGTATCATGTGCAGTCATTTCTTTAATTTTTGCAGTACTGTTCTATGAACTTGAAACAATAAAAAATATGAGGACAACAGCTTCAGCTGAAGCTTCAGATTTCGATGACGATGATGAGGAGGATATTTAA
- a CDS encoding PTS system mannose/fructose/sorbose family transporter subunit IID: MAQKKISKKTLTKSFHHWYYGNLTCFSQEHMQTFGYLTSMLPIVEELYDNKDDQARSMQTYTAFFNTEPQLGSLVVGITAGLEEARSNGADGVDDETINGLRAGLMGPIAGIGDSLVVGTLIPIILGIALGLSTDGSPIGAIFYIIVWNLLAYFGMRFAYFKGYELGDKAVEVLVGTQGQAIRKAVAIVGGMVVGAVAATWVPIKTALELKNSSGKAFLVLQKQLDGVYPGLLTALFTVFCWWLMAKKNMSPIKVMLLLVVIAFVGVITGFFDPGLKY; encoded by the coding sequence ATGGCTCAAAAGAAAATTTCAAAGAAAACTTTAACGAAATCTTTCCATCATTGGTATTATGGTAATTTGACATGTTTCTCACAAGAACATATGCAAACATTTGGTTATTTGACTTCCATGTTACCAATCGTAGAAGAACTTTATGACAATAAAGATGATCAAGCACGTTCTATGCAAACTTATACAGCTTTCTTTAATACAGAACCACAGTTAGGTTCACTGGTAGTTGGTATTACAGCAGGTCTTGAAGAAGCGCGTTCTAATGGTGCTGATGGTGTAGATGACGAAACTATTAATGGCTTGCGTGCAGGTCTTATGGGACCAATTGCAGGTATTGGTGATTCACTTGTCGTTGGTACTTTAATTCCAATTATTTTGGGAATTGCTCTTGGACTTTCTACTGATGGCTCACCAATTGGTGCCATCTTCTATATCATTGTTTGGAACTTATTGGCCTACTTTGGTATGAGATTTGCCTATTTCAAAGGTTATGAACTTGGTGATAAAGCAGTTGAAGTCTTAGTTGGAACACAAGGACAAGCCATTCGTAAAGCCGTTGCTATTGTCGGTGGTATGGTTGTTGGGGCTGTTGCAGCTACTTGGGTGCCTATCAAAACTGCTCTGGAGCTTAAAAATTCTTCTGGAAAGGCTTTCTTGGTTTTACAAAAACAACTTGATGGTGTTTATCCAGGGCTTTTAACCGCTCTATTTACCGTTTTTTGTTGGTGGTTAATGGCTAAGAAAAATATGTCTCCAATTAAAGTTATGCTTCTTTTAGTTGTTATTGCTTTTGTTGGTGTTATTACAGGATTCTTTGATCCAGGCTTGAAATACTAA
- the groES gene encoding co-chaperone GroES translates to MLKPLGDRVVVQLKEEKEQTVGGFVLAGASQEKTKKAQVVAVGEGVRTLAGELVASSLAQGDTILIENHVGTPVKDDGKDYFIIREADVLAVVND, encoded by the coding sequence ATGTTAAAACCCTTAGGAGACCGAGTGGTCGTACAGTTGAAAGAAGAAAAGGAACAAACAGTTGGTGGTTTTGTCCTTGCTGGTGCTAGTCAAGAAAAGACTAAAAAAGCTCAAGTAGTAGCTGTTGGTGAAGGTGTTCGTACTTTAGCTGGGGAATTGGTTGCATCCAGTTTAGCACAAGGCGATACTATTTTAATTGAAAATCATGTAGGAACGCCTGTTAAAGATGATGGTAAAGATTACTTTATCATTCGTGAAGCAGATGTTTTAGCAGTTGTAAACGATTAA
- the groL gene encoding chaperonin GroEL (60 kDa chaperone family; promotes refolding of misfolded polypeptides especially under stressful conditions; forms two stacked rings of heptamers to form a barrel-shaped 14mer; ends can be capped by GroES; misfolded proteins enter the barrel where they are refolded when GroES binds) — MAKDIKFSADARSSMVRGVDILADTVKVTLGPKGRNVVLEKSFGSPLITNDGVTIAKEIELEDHFENMGAKLVSEVASKTNDIAGDGTTTATVLTQAIVREGLKNVTAGANPIGIRRGIETAVATAVDELKAIAQPVSGKEAIAQVAAVSSRSDKVGEYVSEAMEKVGNDGVITIEESRGMETELDVVEGMQFDRGYLSQYMVTDNEKMVADLENPYLLITDKKISNIQDVLPLLEEVLKTNRPLLIIADDVDGEALPTLVLNKIRGTFNVVAVKAPGFGDRRKAMLEDIAVLTGGTVITEDLGLELKDTTIDALGQAARVTVDKDSTVIVEGSGGKEAVANRVSLIKSQIETATSDFDREKLQERLAKLSGGVAVIKVGAATETELKEMKLRIEDALNATRAAVEEGIVAGGGTALINVIEKVAALDLTDDAATGRNLVLRALEEPVRQIAKNAGYEGSVIIDKLKNSSAGTGFNAANGEWVDMIDAGIIDPVKVTRSALQNAASVASLILTTEAVVADHPAPEAPAAAPAMDPSMMGGMM, encoded by the coding sequence ATGGCAAAAGATATTAAATTTTCAGCAGATGCAAGAAGCAGCATGGTGCGTGGCGTTGATATTTTAGCAGATACAGTTAAGGTAACCTTAGGCCCTAAAGGACGCAATGTTGTTCTTGAAAAGTCGTTTGGTTCACCGCTCATTACTAATGATGGTGTGACCATTGCTAAGGAAATTGAATTAGAAGATCACTTTGAAAATATGGGAGCTAAACTAGTTTCAGAAGTTGCTTCTAAAACTAATGATATTGCCGGTGATGGGACAACGACAGCGACTGTGTTAACTCAGGCTATTGTTCGTGAAGGTTTGAAAAATGTGACTGCTGGAGCCAACCCAATCGGGATTCGTCGAGGGATCGAAACGGCAGTTGCAACAGCAGTTGATGAGTTGAAAGCTATTGCACAGCCTGTTTCTGGCAAAGAAGCTATTGCTCAGGTTGCAGCCGTTTCATCACGTTCTGACAAGGTTGGAGAATACGTTTCTGAAGCTATGGAAAAAGTTGGTAACGATGGTGTTATCACTATTGAAGAATCTCGTGGTATGGAAACAGAGCTTGATGTTGTTGAAGGAATGCAATTTGATCGCGGCTACCTTTCCCAATACATGGTAACTGACAATGAAAAAATGGTGGCAGATCTTGAAAATCCTTATTTGTTGATTACAGATAAGAAAATTTCAAATATTCAAGATGTTCTTCCGCTTCTAGAAGAAGTTCTTAAGACCAATCGTCCTCTTTTAATCATTGCGGATGATGTAGATGGTGAAGCTCTCCCAACGCTTGTTTTGAATAAGATTCGCGGTACTTTCAATGTTGTTGCAGTCAAAGCTCCTGGTTTTGGTGATCGTCGCAAGGCCATGCTTGAAGATATTGCTGTTTTAACAGGTGGTACTGTTATTACTGAAGATCTTGGTCTAGAATTGAAAGATACGACTATTGATGCGTTAGGTCAAGCAGCTCGTGTGACTGTTGATAAAGATTCAACTGTTATTGTTGAAGGTTCTGGCGGTAAAGAAGCTGTTGCTAATCGTGTCAGTCTCATTAAGTCTCAAATTGAAACAGCAACTTCAGACTTTGATCGTGAAAAATTACAAGAACGTTTGGCTAAATTATCTGGAGGTGTTGCCGTCATCAAAGTTGGCGCAGCAACAGAAACAGAATTGAAAGAAATGAAACTTCGCATTGAAGATGCCCTTAATGCTACTCGAGCAGCTGTAGAAGAAGGAATTGTTGCAGGTGGTGGAACGGCACTTATCAATGTCATTGAAAAAGTAGCAGCACTTGATTTAACAGATGATGCTGCAACAGGTCGTAATCTTGTTCTGCGTGCTCTTGAAGAGCCTGTCCGTCAAATTGCTAAAAATGCTGGTTATGAAGGTTCTGTCATTATTGATAAATTGAAGAACAGTTCAGCAGGTACAGGTTTCAATGCTGCTAACGGTGAATGGGTTGACATGATTGATGCTGGTATTATTGATCCTGTTAAGGTAACTCGTTCAGCCCTTCAAAATGCAGCATCTGTAGCTAGTCTCATTTTAACAACGGAAGCTGTTGTGGCGGATCATCCAGCTCCAGAAGCACCAGCAGCAGCTCCTGCTATGGATCCAAGCATGATGGGTGGCATGATGTAA
- the pbp2a gene encoding penicillin-binding protein PBP2A: MSILELLKKKFFPNKNIDHQGDSKEVENGMPQNLDNQASQASDSHYHRRHAQEETSKFSNVLSKIGLSKNGLVRRYWRRYHVGKILLIAVGVFVLLTGSYLFYLAKTTKVSDLKQALKATTVIYDKNEKQAGTLYGQKGTYVELDAISDDLENAVISTEDRSFYKNSGINYKRMLLAIVTLGYSGGGSTITQQLAKNAFLTQEQTVKRKAREFFLALELTKKYSKKEILTMYLNNAYFGNGVWGVEDASQKYFGTSASRLTLDEAATLAGMLKGPGIYNPLYSIENATNRRDTVLQNMVAAGKISQKQANEAKKVGMGNRVSDTYVAKTDDYQYPSYFDAVISEASSVYGISEKDIVNNGYRIYTELDQNYQTGMQQTFDEENLFPVSTYDNTSAQAASVALDPKTGGVRGLVGRVNSTKNVTFRNYNYATQSNRSPGSTIKPLAVYTPAIASGWSMDKLLPNTSRDFDGYKPNNYGNIETEDIPMYQALANSYNIPAVYTLDKLGINKAFSYGKRFGLNMDAAKKELGVALGGSVTTNPLEMAQAYATFANGGVMPTAHLISRIETASGEILKKFTPNDKRVISKSVADKMTSMMLGTFSNGTGVNANAYGYTLAGKTGTTETNFDANLASDQWVIGYTPDVVISQWLGFNKTDENHYLNDSSSGTASNIFSTQASYILPYTKGTEFKVKNAYFQDGIKSTYDSDDTSDETNSNSQNIIDGIREKAQNATDSIKKKVDDSNIIDKAKKVWDSVVNYFE; the protein is encoded by the coding sequence ATGAGTATATTAGAACTGTTAAAAAAGAAATTTTTTCCAAATAAAAATATTGATCATCAAGGTGACTCCAAAGAGGTTGAAAACGGGATGCCTCAAAATCTTGATAATCAAGCCAGTCAAGCTTCTGACAGCCATTATCATCGTCGTCATGCACAAGAAGAGACTAGTAAATTCAGCAACGTTTTGAGCAAGATAGGCCTTTCTAAAAATGGTCTGGTTAGAAGATATTGGCGCCGTTATCATGTCGGTAAGATTTTGCTGATTGCGGTAGGTGTTTTTGTACTTTTGACAGGTTCTTACCTGTTTTATCTAGCTAAGACAACCAAAGTTTCTGATTTAAAACAGGCTTTGAAGGCAACAACGGTTATTTATGATAAAAATGAAAAACAAGCTGGCACTCTTTATGGGCAAAAGGGCACTTATGTTGAACTTGATGCTATTTCCGACGATTTAGAAAATGCAGTGATTTCAACAGAAGACAGAAGCTTCTATAAAAATAGTGGCATCAATTACAAGCGGATGCTTTTAGCGATAGTCACCTTAGGTTATTCGGGCGGAGGATCGACGATTACACAGCAATTGGCTAAAAATGCCTTTTTAACCCAAGAACAAACGGTTAAAAGAAAAGCACGCGAATTTTTCCTCGCTCTGGAATTGACTAAAAAATATAGCAAAAAAGAAATTTTAACCATGTATCTTAACAATGCCTACTTTGGTAATGGTGTTTGGGGGGTCGAAGATGCCAGTCAAAAGTATTTTGGAACTTCTGCTAGTCGGCTGACACTTGATGAGGCGGCTACTTTGGCAGGTATGTTGAAGGGACCGGGTATCTACAATCCACTATATTCTATTGAGAATGCAACCAATCGACGCGATACTGTCCTGCAAAATATGGTGGCTGCGGGAAAAATATCACAGAAACAGGCCAATGAGGCTAAAAAAGTGGGAATGGGGAACCGTGTAAGTGATACTTATGTTGCTAAGACAGATGACTATCAATATCCCTCTTACTTTGATGCTGTTATTAGTGAGGCTAGCTCTGTCTATGGTATCAGTGAAAAAGACATTGTAAACAATGGTTATAGAATTTATACTGAATTAGACCAGAATTACCAAACTGGCATGCAACAAACCTTTGATGAGGAAAATCTCTTTCCTGTATCAACTTATGATAACACCAGTGCTCAAGCCGCTAGTGTGGCTTTGGATCCTAAAACAGGTGGTGTCAGGGGGTTAGTTGGACGTGTTAATAGCACAAAAAATGTTACGTTTAGAAATTATAACTATGCGACTCAGTCTAATAGAAGTCCGGGTTCAACGATTAAACCACTAGCTGTCTATACTCCCGCAATCGCTTCAGGCTGGTCTATGGATAAACTATTACCCAATACTTCCCGTGATTTTGATGGTTACAAACCCAATAACTATGGGAATATTGAAACAGAAGACATTCCTATGTATCAGGCACTAGCCAATTCCTATAACATTCCTGCTGTTTATACGCTTGATAAATTGGGTATCAATAAGGCGTTTTCTTATGGTAAAAGGTTTGGTCTTAATATGGATGCTGCTAAAAAAGAATTAGGTGTTGCTTTGGGAGGAAGCGTCACAACTAATCCACTTGAAATGGCTCAGGCTTATGCAACATTTGCTAATGGAGGAGTGATGCCAACTGCTCACTTGATTAGTCGCATTGAAACTGCCAGCGGTGAAATTTTGAAGAAATTCACACCCAATGATAAACGTGTTATCAGTAAATCTGTGGCAGACAAAATGACTAGTATGATGTTAGGAACTTTTTCTAACGGGACAGGTGTTAATGCCAATGCTTATGGCTATACTTTAGCTGGTAAGACAGGAACAACTGAAACAAATTTTGATGCCAACCTTGCCAGTGACCAGTGGGTGATTGGTTATACACCTGATGTGGTTATTAGTCAATGGTTAGGTTTCAATAAGACTGATGAGAATCACTATTTGAATGATTCTAGTTCAGGAACGGCTTCTAATATCTTTAGCACTCAGGCAAGTTATATTTTGCCTTATACTAAAGGAACGGAATTTAAGGTTAAAAATGCTTATTTCCAAGACGGCATTAAATCTACCTATGATTCAGATGATACTTCGGATGAAACTAATTCTAATTCCCAAAATATCATTGATGGTATTCGCGAGAAAGCTCAAAATGCTACGGATTCTATTAAGAAAAAAGTGGATGATTCAAATATTATTGACAAGGCCAAGAAAGTTTGGGATAGTGTTGTGAATTATTTTGAATAA
- the rpmG gene encoding 50S ribosomal protein L33 produces MAQKKASLACVECGSRNYSIGVSGNPKPSRLEVNKFCKYCKKYTLHKETR; encoded by the coding sequence ATGGCGCAGAAGAAAGCGAGTCTGGCTTGTGTAGAATGCGGCTCACGGAATTATTCTATTGGCGTGAGTGGCAATCCTAAACCAAGCCGACTAGAAGTTAATAAATTTTGTAAATATTGTAAAAAATATACCTTGCATAAGGAAACACGTTAG
- the secE gene encoding preprotein translocase subunit SecE, with product MKFIGGVFSVLKHTTWPTRKQSWHDFISILEYSAFFALVIFIFDKLLTLGLAELLKRF from the coding sequence ATGAAATTCATCGGTGGCGTTTTTTCAGTTCTAAAGCATACGACATGGCCAACACGTAAACAATCATGGCATGATTTTATTTCAATTCTGGAGTATTCTGCATTCTTTGCTCTTGTCATCTTTATTTTTGATAAGCTATTGACTCTGGGTTTGGCTGAATTATTAAAACGTTTTTGA
- the nusG gene encoding transcription termination/antitermination protein NusG — MDSFDKGWFVLQTYSGYENKVKENLLQRAQTYNMLDNILRVEIPTQTVNVEKNGKTKEVEENRFPGYVLVEMVMTDEAWFVVRNTPNVTGFVGSHGNRSKPTPLLEEEIRSILLSMGQTVDIIDTNIKEGDVVQIIDGAFVGQEGRVVEIENNKVKIMINMFGAETQAELELYQIAEL, encoded by the coding sequence ATGGATTCATTTGATAAAGGATGGTTTGTGCTGCAAACTTATTCTGGCTATGAAAATAAAGTAAAGGAAAATCTGCTGCAACGGGCACAGACTTATAACATGTTGGATAATATTTTACGCGTAGAAATTCCAACACAGACTGTTAATGTCGAAAAAAACGGCAAAACTAAAGAAGTTGAAGAAAATCGCTTTCCAGGCTATGTTTTGGTTGAGATGGTTATGACAGATGAGGCTTGGTTTGTTGTGCGTAACACACCAAACGTTACTGGTTTTGTCGGCTCACACGGTAATCGTTCTAAACCAACTCCGCTTCTTGAAGAAGAAATTCGTTCTATTCTCTTGTCTATGGGACAAACAGTTGATATTATTGATACCAACATCAAAGAAGGAGATGTAGTGCAAATTATTGATGGTGCCTTTGTAGGTCAAGAGGGCCGTGTTGTTGAAATTGAAAATAATAAAGTTAAAATTATGATTAATATGTTCGGAGCAGAAACCCAAGCTGAACTTGAACTGTATCAAATTGCAGAACTATAA
- a CDS encoding DUF4956 domain-containing protein produces MLNQIFNSVFSNRDITISPTMFALSILTSLLLGLLLAKIYKYKTIYTKEFIITLATLPVLISMIIFLVNGNLGTSVAVAGTFGLIRFRSAAGGAKEILYIFFATAIGIATGMGFLVLAILFTLTLTLVLWLYENSGFSQVSTSRRQATFIVPNNEIDYIPILEKILNKTCREINLISVKNINKNNTIQMEYHLDLKPEVNDIGLINSVMTYNPDIEVTLDTSAKKKKIL; encoded by the coding sequence TTGCTTAATCAGATTTTTAACAGTGTCTTCTCAAATCGAGATATTACTATTAGTCCCACCATGTTCGCCTTATCTATCTTAACCAGCCTGCTTTTGGGATTATTACTGGCTAAAATTTATAAATACAAGACTATCTATACTAAAGAATTCATTATTACCTTAGCTACCTTGCCTGTACTCATTTCCATGATTATTTTTCTTGTTAATGGTAATTTAGGGACCAGTGTTGCTGTTGCAGGAACTTTTGGTCTGATTCGTTTTCGTTCAGCTGCAGGCGGTGCTAAAGAAATTCTTTATATTTTCTTTGCGACTGCTATTGGTATTGCAACAGGTATGGGCTTTCTTGTTCTAGCCATCCTGTTTACCCTGACCTTGACCCTTGTGCTTTGGCTTTATGAGAATTCAGGCTTTTCACAAGTCAGCACAAGCAGACGACAGGCAACTTTTATTGTACCTAATAATGAGATTGATTATATCCCTATACTGGAAAAAATTCTAAACAAAACCTGCCGTGAAATAAATCTCATTTCTGTTAAAAACATTAACAAAAACAACACTATTCAAATGGAATATCATTTAGACTTAAAACCAGAAGTGAATGATATAGGACTCATCAATAGTGTCATGACTTACAACCCTGATATTGAAGTCACTCTTGATACCAGCGCCAAAAAAAAGAAAATTTTATAA
- a CDS encoding polyphosphate polymerase domain-containing protein → MLNETIQKEFQRKEIKYLIEADTFEQLQKEFQDYLTPDRFTHSSITNIYFDNPDFQLIKDSINHRHASEKIRMRTYDPKPTQKSQAFLEIKKKEYQGEQEIGYKYRLTSTPLSLCNYVQQGIMDNNIKQDDRANHELAILRERYRKLVPKMFIHYERFSLKGIENPKLRVTFDRNVIYRHENVNLTSGFNGYPLLKNNQIVMEVKVKNGLPAWMEKIFHKHQLISQSFSKYTTAYLKAYGLTPEDIREEPTSIA, encoded by the coding sequence ATGTTAAATGAAACTATCCAAAAAGAGTTCCAAAGAAAAGAAATCAAATATTTAATTGAAGCTGACACCTTTGAACAATTACAAAAAGAATTTCAAGATTATCTTACTCCGGATCGCTTCACTCATTCCTCCATTACCAATATTTATTTTGATAATCCCGACTTTCAATTGATTAAGGATTCAATCAACCATCGCCATGCCAGTGAAAAAATTAGAATGCGTACCTATGACCCAAAACCTACTCAAAAAAGTCAAGCTTTTTTAGAAATCAAGAAAAAAGAATATCAGGGTGAACAAGAAATCGGTTATAAATACCGTCTGACATCCACTCCTTTATCTCTTTGCAATTATGTTCAGCAAGGAATAATGGACAATAACATAAAACAAGATGACAGAGCTAATCATGAGCTTGCTATTTTACGAGAACGTTATAGAAAACTAGTACCAAAAATGTTCATTCACTATGAACGCTTTTCACTAAAAGGAATTGAAAATCCTAAACTTCGCGTTACTTTTGACCGCAATGTTATTTATCGCCACGAAAATGTTAACCTCACTTCAGGTTTTAATGGTTATCCACTTCTAAAAAATAATCAAATCGTTATGGAAGTCAAAGTTAAAAACGGGCTTCCTGCTTGGATGGAAAAAATATTCCATAAACACCAGCTCATTTCACAATCTTTTTCAAAGTATACTACTGCCTATTTAAAGGCCTATGGGCTAACACCTGAAGATATCAGAGAGGAGCCTACATCAATTGCTTAA